A single region of the Vicia villosa cultivar HV-30 ecotype Madison, WI linkage group LG4, Vvil1.0, whole genome shotgun sequence genome encodes:
- the LOC131599180 gene encoding heme oxygenase 1, chloroplastic-like has protein sequence MALPTALHQMQSLFLHNNNHPQLSVSQTRPFRSNFFFQRKLSLAVPRMPRKETVIVFATTAEKKRYPGEAKGFVEEMRFVAMRLHTKDQAKEGEKEVEKPEERAVTKWEPTVDGYLKFLVDSKLVYDTLDKIVQDAAYPYYAEFKNTGLERSASLDKDLEWFKEQGYTIPEPSFPGLSYAQYLTDLSQNDPQAFICHFYNIYFAHSAGGRMIGKKIASQLLNNHGLEFYKWDGDLSQLLQNVRDKLNKVAEEWTREEKNHCLEETEKSFKLSGEILRLILS, from the exons ATGGCGCTACCAACAGCTCTTCACCAAATGCAATCCCTTTTTCTTCATAACAACAATCACCCCCAACTCTCTGTTTCACAAACTCGTCCATTTCGTTCCAATTTCTTCTTTCAAAGGAAGTTATCATTGGCGGTACCCAGGATGCCAAGGAAAGAAACGGTTATTGTGTTTGCGACAACAGCGGAAAAGAAGCGGTATCCCGGTGAGGCGAAGGGGTTTGTGGAGGAGATGAGGTTTGTGGCTATGAGGTTACACACGAAGGACCAGGCAAAGGAAGGTGAGAAAGAAGTTGAAAAGCCTGAAGAGAGAGCCGTCACTAAGTGGGAACCTACTGTTGATGGATACTTGAAGTTCCTTGTTGATAGCAAGCTTGTTTACGATACACTCGATAAGATTGTTCAAGATGCTGCTTATCCTTATT ATGCTGAATTCAAAAATACTGGTTTGGAGAGGTCAGCAAGTTTGGACAAAGATTTGGAGTGGTTCAAGGAGCAAGGTTATACCATTCCTGAACCTTCATTTCCTGGTCTTAGCTATGCCCAGTATCTTACAGATTTGTCTCAGAACGACCCTCAGGCTTTCATTTGTCACTTTTACAACATCTACTTTGCACATTCAGCTGGCGGTCGAATGATTGGGAAGAAG ATTGCTAGTCAGTTACTTAACAACCATGGTCTGGAGTTCTATAAATGGGATGGTGACCTTTCACAGTTGTTGCAGAACGTTAGAGACAAACTGAATAAAGTTGCTGAA GAATGGACTCGAGAAGAGAAGAATCATTGTCTGGAAGAAACAGAGAAGTCATTCAAGTTATCAGGAGAGATTCTGCGTCTAATACTATCGTGA